The following are encoded in a window of Acropora muricata isolate sample 2 chromosome 6, ASM3666990v1, whole genome shotgun sequence genomic DNA:
- the LOC136920330 gene encoding uncharacterized protein, whose product MAAHKRKGQRPTEREMNLPWRNHSPRPNSPLASHVNGSKFSPHTVRKRESSVPQGSLEHKKNLEILTREWEKVEKERSRKLENVTDLVLRDSENADFQACDLDAFLENFHQLQQHQG is encoded by the exons ATGGCGGCGCACAAAAGGAAGG GACAGCGTCCAACTGAGCGGGAAATGAACTTACCTTGGAGGAA TCATTCCCCAAGACCCAATTCTCCCTTGGCGTCACATGTAAATGGCAGTAAATTTTCCCCTCATACTGTGCGCAAAAGAGAGTCATCTGTTCCTCAGGGTAGCCTGGAGCACAAAAagaatttggaaattttaaccAGAG AATGGGAAAAGGTTGAGAAAGAGAGATCAAGGAAACTGG AAAATGTGACAGATCTTGTCCTCCGAGATTCAGAAAATGCAG ATTTTCAGGCTTGTGATTTGGATGCATTTCTTGAAAACTTTCACCAGCTTCAACAGCATCAAGgctaa